A window from Danio aesculapii chromosome 6, fDanAes4.1, whole genome shotgun sequence encodes these proteins:
- the atf1 gene encoding cyclic AMP-dependent transcription factor ATF-1, whose translation MEEVQHNNGSESQPVSVATTITASHLSQIAQMSLGGNPVAVVQLPSGQFQVQGVIQSAQSSVIQSPPVQSQGQGSDSDDSQESSDSGASNQKSREILARRPSYRKILNDLSAEELATQNEGEEESSTSSAITSVSLPTPIYQTSTGQYIAISSNGSLQLASAGSEGVQGLQTLTMSNSNPSQPTILQYAQTADGQQILLPSNQVVLQGAGGEMQAYQIRSSSSSLPQTVVMTSPVISSQGKSDDPQMKREIRLAKNREAARECRRKKKEYVKCLENRVAVLENQNKTLIEELKTLKDLYCVKTG comes from the exons ATGGAGGAGGTCCAGCACAATAATGGCTCTGAGTCTCAACCTGTCTCCGTCGCCACAACTATAACTGCCTCTCACCTATCACAGATTGCCCAG ATGTCTCTGGGTGGGAATCCAGTGGCTGTGGTTCAGTTGCCCAGCGGTCAGTTTCAGGTTCAAGGTGTGATTCAGTCTGCACAGTCATCAGTTATCCAGTCTCCACCAGTACAATCACAG GGTCAAGGGTCTGACAGTGATGATTCTCAGGAATCAAGCGACAGCGGAGCATCAAATCAGAAGTCTAGAGAGATCTTAGCTCGGCGCCCATCCTACAG GAAGATTCTAAATGATCTTTCAGCGGAGGAGCTGGCAACTCAGAATGAGGGAGAAGAGGAAAGTTCCACCTCCTCTGCCATAACAAGCGTCTCACTCCCGACCCCAATCTACCAGACAAGCACTGGCCAATATA TTGCCATTTCATCCAATGGCTCTCTTCAGCTGGCCAGTGCTGGTTCAGAGGGTGTGCAAGGCCTACAGACTCTCACTATGTCCAACTCCAACCCAAGCCAGCCAACTATACTGCAATATGCTCAGACTGCCGACGGACAACAGATTCTGCTGCCTAGCAACCAGGTGGTCCTCCAAG GTGCAGGAGGAGAAATGCAAGCTTATCAGATCCGCTCCTCTTCCTCCTCGCTGCCTCAGACTGTTGTCATGACTTCACCTGTTATCAGCTCTCAGGGCAAGAGCGACGACCCACAAATGAAGAGAGAGATACGGCTGGCCAAGAACAG GGAGGCAGCCAGAGAGTGTCGCCGAAAGAAGAAGGAGTATGTGAAGTGTTTGGAGAATCGGGTGGCTGTGCTGGAGAATCAGAACAAGACTCTTATCGAGGAGCTCAAGACATTAAAGGACCTGTACTGTGTTAAAACTGGCTAG